One part of the Bicyclus anynana chromosome 8, ilBicAnyn1.1, whole genome shotgun sequence genome encodes these proteins:
- the LOC128198331 gene encoding uncharacterized protein LOC128198331 isoform X1 — protein sequence MRAISCFPRGQIGRSRLTVRSHGDTICRILFSSDLEKPNVVFTQHILFGRIRRPRIGISCELTIRLLLARARTVPHVDLEAMDVNSLAILYWYYRRQRRRKRLWLNPIVQRRSTVGAFTTLMQQLRNDPQKFFNYFRMTIPTFDNLLKKVEKDLKKRDTNMRKSIRPEEKLAICIRYMASGCSYKDLHYAYRVGVSTISNIIKEVTNAIWNNLHGEFMTLPNTISDWEYIANGFNTRANFPHCIGAVDGKHIRIKKPNNSGSMFMNYKDFFSIVLLAVVDSYYKFTYICVGSYGKECDSTIFKECTFWKKLIDGDLQLPAACPLTNDSDLSIPFVVIGDEGFGLHQHLMRPYGGNHLDRNKRIYNYRLTRARRYVECAFGILANKWRIFHRPLDVDTSTAISIVKACTVLHNFIIDMEGVQSNIETTSNVSSVVNVFTDAPNEQNSTRGGRCANVIRSEFTNYFISTAGAVPWQDESI from the exons atgcgcgcgatcagctgttttccaagaggtcaaataggcaggtcacgactaacgGTACGTTCACACGGAGACACGATTTGCCGAATCTTATTTTCATCGGATCTGGAAAAACCGAATGTTGTATTCACACAGCACATCTTGTTTGGCCGTATCCGACGGCCTCGTATCGGGATCTCGTGTGAACTCACCATCCGGCTTTTATTAGCAAGAGCGCGCACAGTTCCTCACGTTGATTTGGAAGCGATGGACGTGAACAGTCTTGCTATACTATACTGGTATTATCGCCGTCAGCGTCGTAGAAAAAGATTGTGGTTAAACCCAATAGTACAAAGAAGATCAACAGTTGGTGCCTTTACAACTCTAATGCAGCAGTTAAGAAATGATCCACAAAAATTTTTTAACTACTTTAGAATGACTATACCTACATTTGAtaatcttttgaaaaaagtggAAAAAGATTTGAAAAAGCGTGATACAAATATGAGGAAAAGCATTAGACCAGAAGAAAAATTAGCGATATGTATAAG ATATATGGCTTCTGGGTGTTCATACAAGGATTTACATTACGCCTACCGAGTCGGAGTGTCTACGATCAGTAACATTATTAAGGAAGTAACGAATGCTATTTGGAACAATTTGCATGGGGAGTTTATGACATTACCCAACACAATATCTGACTGGGAATATATCGCCAATGGATTTAATACTAGAGCAAACTTTCCCCATTGCATTGGTGCAGTGGACGGTAAACATATTAGGATAAAAAAGCCAAACAACAGTGGTTCCATGTTTATGAATTACAAAGATTTCTTTTCCATCGTATTATTAGCAGTGGTtgattcatattataaatttacataCATCTGTGTGGGCTCGTATGGAAAAGAATGCGATTCGACAATATTCAAGGAGTGTACTTTTTGGAAAAAACTAATAGATGGTGATTTGCAATTACCGGCAGCATGTCCACTGACAAACGATTCCGATTTATCGATTCCGTTTGTAGTAATAGGCGATGAAGGTTTTGGCTTGCATCAACATTTGATGAGACCTTACGGCGGAAACCATTTGGATAGAAACAAAAGAATATATAACTACAGATTAACCAGAGCTCGACGCTATGTTGAGTGCGCCTTTGGGATATTAGCTAACAAGTGGCGAATATTTCATCGTCCACTGGATGTTGATACCAGCACAGCAATATCGATTGTAAAGGCTTGCACTGtacttcataattttataatagatatGGAAGGTGTACAGTCGAACATAGAAACAACAAGCAATGTATCATCAGTGGTTAACGTGTTCACAGATGCACCCAATGAACAAAATAGTACACGAGGTGGACGATGTGCTAATGTTATACGATCTgaattcacaaattattttatttctacagcAGGAGCTGTGCCTTGGCAAGACGAATCAATCTAA
- the LOC112047307 gene encoding uncharacterized protein LOC112047307 yields MTTKNINVENLISLVQNRPVLWDKTLEIYKDKNLRTAGWREICINLNEDFEEMEEKNRQDYAKSIVKKWTNIRDSWMRSINEKKKSKKSGSSATCPRAYVYHRQMLFLKKIVSPADTHDSATIVTPNPADDSTAATVTSDVTHDSAMAQDNLFGEDVANNQDATDESQQEIDNENLVGGSKRKKSKPSRQNLNVFDKKMSEFIDYQMECNKKEEMKEDRNLFFFKSLLPSLATLNDNQTLEFQSGVLNLLQNIKNRNEWSPAHSSTYNYQPNVAQSQGYFTSQYQASPESQSIQSNASDLPDFHNM; encoded by the exons ATGACGACGAAAAATATAAacgttgaaaatttaatttctctTGTCCAAAATCGGCCAGTTTTATGGGACAAAACTCTCGAAATATACAAGGATAAAAACTTGAGAACTGCTGGCTGGCgagaaatatgtataaatttaaatgaagattttgaaGAAATGGAGGAGAAAAACAGGCAGGATTATG ctaaatcgatcGTAAAGAAGTGGACTAATATTAGAGACAGCTGGATGAGGAGTATTAATGagaaaaagaaatcaaaaaaatcaggATCGTCTGCGACATGTCCGAGAGCCTACGTTTATCATCGTCAAATgttgttcttaaaaaaaattgtgtcgcCAGCTGACACACATGATAGTGCAACTATTGTTACACCAAACCCAGCAGACGATAGTACAGCCGCTACAGTTACATCAGATGTTACCCATGACAGTGCGATGGCTCAGGACAATTTATTCGGTGAAGATGTCGCAAATAATCAAGATGCTACAGATGAAAGTCAACAAGaaattgataatgaaaatttagtAGGTggttcaaaaagaaaaaaaagcaaacCATCGAGGCAGAATTTAAACGTGTTTGATAAGAAAATGAGTGAGTTTATAGATTATCAAATGGAATGCAACAAGAAGGAAGAAATGAAAGAAGACcgtaatttgtttttctttaaaagtcTACTTCCATCATTGGCAACGCTAAACGATAATCAAACATTAGAATTTCAATCAGGCGTCTTAAATTTATTGCAAAATATAAAGAACCGAAATGAATGGTCTCCTGCACACTCATCAACATACAACTATCAACCAAATGTGGCACAATCACAAGGCTATTTTACATCGCAGTACCAAGCATCACCAGAGTCTCAAAGTATTCAATCGAATGCTTCTGATTTACCAGACTTTCATAATATGTAG
- the LOC128198331 gene encoding uncharacterized protein LOC128198331 isoform X2 yields MASGCSYKDLHYAYRVGVSTISNIIKEVTNAIWNNLHGEFMTLPNTISDWEYIANGFNTRANFPHCIGAVDGKHIRIKKPNNSGSMFMNYKDFFSIVLLAVVDSYYKFTYICVGSYGKECDSTIFKECTFWKKLIDGDLQLPAACPLTNDSDLSIPFVVIGDEGFGLHQHLMRPYGGNHLDRNKRIYNYRLTRARRYVECAFGILANKWRIFHRPLDVDTSTAISIVKACTVLHNFIIDMEGVQSNIETTSNVSSVVNVFTDAPNEQNSTRGGRCANVIRSEFTNYFISTAGAVPWQDESI; encoded by the coding sequence ATGGCTTCTGGGTGTTCATACAAGGATTTACATTACGCCTACCGAGTCGGAGTGTCTACGATCAGTAACATTATTAAGGAAGTAACGAATGCTATTTGGAACAATTTGCATGGGGAGTTTATGACATTACCCAACACAATATCTGACTGGGAATATATCGCCAATGGATTTAATACTAGAGCAAACTTTCCCCATTGCATTGGTGCAGTGGACGGTAAACATATTAGGATAAAAAAGCCAAACAACAGTGGTTCCATGTTTATGAATTACAAAGATTTCTTTTCCATCGTATTATTAGCAGTGGTtgattcatattataaatttacataCATCTGTGTGGGCTCGTATGGAAAAGAATGCGATTCGACAATATTCAAGGAGTGTACTTTTTGGAAAAAACTAATAGATGGTGATTTGCAATTACCGGCAGCATGTCCACTGACAAACGATTCCGATTTATCGATTCCGTTTGTAGTAATAGGCGATGAAGGTTTTGGCTTGCATCAACATTTGATGAGACCTTACGGCGGAAACCATTTGGATAGAAACAAAAGAATATATAACTACAGATTAACCAGAGCTCGACGCTATGTTGAGTGCGCCTTTGGGATATTAGCTAACAAGTGGCGAATATTTCATCGTCCACTGGATGTTGATACCAGCACAGCAATATCGATTGTAAAGGCTTGCACTGtacttcataattttataatagatatGGAAGGTGTACAGTCGAACATAGAAACAACAAGCAATGTATCATCAGTGGTTAACGTGTTCACAGATGCACCCAATGAACAAAATAGTACACGAGGTGGACGATGTGCTAATGTTATACGATCTgaattcacaaattattttatttctacagcAGGAGCTGTGCCTTGGCAAGACGAATCAATCTAA